In Hyalangium minutum, a single window of DNA contains:
- a CDS encoding helix-turn-helix domain-containing protein, producing MENPARTIFNSINTDQDVGRLIRTQVEDLYVDFKTKQDHAISDVDQHLQAVLSKAIAGFANADGGVIVLGVNAPQGQPPSLKLIAPLNDFEQEVNSYIPRSTSFPVAGAETKKVPFQGQAGGVVLVYVPKSDLAPHCSMKDRRYYQRIGDSFLPMEHYQIADMFGRRHQPRLVPYVEASRDINSRGGMELIVGVKNVGVAIARYVYLSVEERAQFSFSDYGISGNGHWGLPPFVGGSRLSEYRGGVDHVIHPGVALPVTKMRGAVRVDTPATLLEEYSQITIAGRVVAEGAVLKNWRVFLSRAQIQQILSGPNQSVVLDSILT from the coding sequence GGAGAATCCCGCAAGGACGATATTCAACTCGATCAACACTGATCAGGATGTGGGACGCCTGATCAGGACGCAGGTGGAAGATCTTTATGTTGACTTCAAGACCAAGCAAGATCACGCCATTTCGGACGTAGATCAACATCTCCAAGCAGTGCTTTCCAAGGCAATTGCGGGATTCGCCAATGCCGATGGAGGAGTGATTGTCTTAGGTGTCAATGCCCCCCAAGGGCAGCCGCCTTCCTTGAAATTGATCGCGCCACTTAATGACTTCGAGCAGGAAGTTAACTCGTATATTCCTCGCTCCACTTCCTTTCCTGTCGCAGGGGCGGAAACGAAAAAGGTCCCTTTCCAAGGACAAGCAGGCGGCGTGGTGTTGGTGTACGTCCCCAAAAGCGACCTTGCGCCGCACTGTAGCATGAAGGATCGCCGTTACTATCAACGGATCGGCGACTCGTTCTTGCCGATGGAGCACTACCAAATTGCAGACATGTTCGGACGGCGCCACCAACCGCGGCTCGTTCCCTATGTTGAGGCTAGCCGCGATATCAACTCCCGTGGAGGGATGGAGTTGATCGTTGGCGTCAAGAACGTTGGAGTGGCGATCGCTAGATACGTCTATTTGTCCGTGGAGGAGCGTGCACAATTTTCGTTTTCAGATTACGGCATTAGCGGCAACGGCCATTGGGGCTTGCCGCCCTTTGTTGGCGGGAGCCGGCTAAGTGAATATCGAGGTGGTGTTGATCATGTTATTCATCCCGGAGTTGCCCTGCCTGTCACAAAGATGAGAGGTGCCGTCAGGGTTGATACCCCGGCCACTTTGTTGGAGGAGTACTCACAGATTACAATTGCTGGTCGTGTCGTTGCAGAGGGGGCCGTGTTGAAAAACTGGCGTGTGTTTCTTTCTAGAGCACAGATACAGCAAATTCTTAGCGGGCCCAACCAATCGGTGGTCCTTGATAGTATACTGACTTGA